AAAATAGGTCTGCTTGTACCAGCGAAAGAAAGCTTAACCTTTTGGAAAGCACGATTTGAAGAGCACGGTATACAACATAGCGAGATCACAGTATACGCCAACCGGCCTGCCCTGCACTTTGAAGATACTGAAGGCCTGCGAATGGTACTTCTTGCATCAAATGGCGAGAAAGTTGAACACTGGGAATTATGGGAAAGATCAAACGTACCTGCTGAACATCAAATTCAAGGCATGGGCTCTGTGGAAATAACCGTGCGCAGAATTGATAAAATAACAAGGACACTAACAGAGATGTTTGGCTATACTGAAATATCTCGTACAGAGAATGAAGCGATTTTCCAATCCGTACAAGGTGAAGTCTTTGGAGAAATCGTTGTGAAATATTTAGATGGCCCCGCTGAAAGGCCTGGACGAGGCAGTATTCATCATTTAGCAATTCGTGCCAAAGATGAGGAAGAGCTTGCCTATTGGGAAGAACAAGTCCGGATACGCGGCTTTCATTCATCTGGCATTGTGGATCGCTACTACTTTAAAAGCCTATATTTCCGCGAATCAAACGGTATCTTATTTGAAATTGCAACAGACGGGCCTGGGTTCACAATCGACGGTAACATCGCAACATTGGGTGAAGCATTAGATTTACCGCCATTTTTAGAGGACCGTCGTGCGGAAATTGAAAAAAATCTGAAACCAATTGAGGAGAATTAACTATGGAACAATATCGCATCAATCCATCAAAAGGCATGGAATTAGGACTATACTCATTGGGGGATCATATCCCAAACCCGCTTACAGGTGAGCGTCCTTCAGCTCAACAACGAATTAATGAATTAGTAGAAGCTAGTAAATTAGCGGAACAAGCAGGTATCGATGTCTTTGGAGTTGGTGAAAGTCATCAAACCTACTTTACTACACAAGCCCATACCGTTGTCTTAGGTGCCATTGCGCAAGCAACAAATAAAATTAAAATCACAAGCTCAGCAACCGTACTAAGTGTATCTGATCCTGTACGAGTATATGAGGATTTCGCCACCATCGATTTACTTTCAGATGGCCGTGCGGAAATTGTTGCTGGCCGAGGGTCCCGTATCGGCGCCTATCACTTGCTAGGCGTTAATTTACAAGATTATGAGGAAATTTTCGAGGAGAAATTAGAACTACTTAAAAAGTTAAATGAAGAAGAACATGTTACATGGCAAGGCGAATTCCGCGCTCCATTACAAAACGCACAGATTCTGCCGCAGCCAAAAAATGGCTCACTCCCGATTTGGCGTGCTGTCGGTGGACCACCTGCGAGTGCCATTAAAGCTGGATTTTTGGGAATTCCAATGATGCTGACTACATTAGGCGGGCCAGCGGTCAACTTTAAACCTTCTGTTGAGGCTTATAGAGAAGCTGCTGAACAAAAAGGCTTCGATTCAAAAACATTGCCCATTGGGACAACTAGCCTGTTCTATGTTGCAGATACTACAAAAGAAGCATTACAAGGCATGTACCCACATATAAATGGTGGTTTCCAATCCATTCGCGGCAGTGGTTATCCAAAACAGCAATTCGCCCAAGCGCCTGATACACGTGATGCATTAATGGTTGGTAGCAAAGAACAAATCATTGAAAAAATACTTTACCAATATGAGCTTTACGGAATGCAACGCTTTATGGCTCAAATTGACTTTGGTGGTGTACCATTCAATAAGATTATGAAAAATATTGAAATCATCGGGAACGATATCATCCCAGCCATAAAAAAATATACAGCCAAATAGAAGGGAG
This Virgibacillus phasianinus DNA region includes the following protein-coding sequences:
- a CDS encoding ring-cleaving dioxygenase, translating into MYTISGHHHISMITKDAKQNNHFYRDVLGLRRVKMTVNQDDPSMYHLFYGDKTGSPGTELSFFEMPLVGRTYRGTNAITKIGLLVPAKESLTFWKARFEEHGIQHSEITVYANRPALHFEDTEGLRMVLLASNGEKVEHWELWERSNVPAEHQIQGMGSVEITVRRIDKITRTLTEMFGYTEISRTENEAIFQSVQGEVFGEIVVKYLDGPAERPGRGSIHHLAIRAKDEEELAYWEEQVRIRGFHSSGIVDRYYFKSLYFRESNGILFEIATDGPGFTIDGNIATLGEALDLPPFLEDRRAEIEKNLKPIEEN
- a CDS encoding LLM class flavin-dependent oxidoreductase: MEQYRINPSKGMELGLYSLGDHIPNPLTGERPSAQQRINELVEASKLAEQAGIDVFGVGESHQTYFTTQAHTVVLGAIAQATNKIKITSSATVLSVSDPVRVYEDFATIDLLSDGRAEIVAGRGSRIGAYHLLGVNLQDYEEIFEEKLELLKKLNEEEHVTWQGEFRAPLQNAQILPQPKNGSLPIWRAVGGPPASAIKAGFLGIPMMLTTLGGPAVNFKPSVEAYREAAEQKGFDSKTLPIGTTSLFYVADTTKEALQGMYPHINGGFQSIRGSGYPKQQFAQAPDTRDALMVGSKEQIIEKILYQYELYGMQRFMAQIDFGGVPFNKIMKNIEIIGNDIIPAIKKYTAK